From one Sulfuricurvum sp. IAE1 genomic stretch:
- a CDS encoding DNA polymerase III subunit gamma/tau encodes MSTSEVLALKYRPRRFEELIGQESISQTLSLALDSGRLSHAYLFSGLRGSGKTSTARIFAKSLICENGPTSAPCDVCSHCVMANEGRHIDIIEMDAASSRKIDDIRDLIEHTKYRPASANVKIFIIDEVHMLTKEAHNALLKTLEEPPSYVKFILATTDPLKLPPTILSRTQHFRFKRISHPNIVHHLTHILNKEGIEFQAEALDILARSGSGSLRDTLTLLDQAIIYSKGFVDVKTVADMLGLLDPEYIGSLFEAVFAKDRARLTEMLKELEAYEAEMVVDELIAYLKERLYEGDHRFSPLVIERFFRILSDAKTLFAINADGGFVVSLVLFKMIEALKIKEIDEMIESLESRTPHHHVAVSAAPRQADPEEAAPSVSVETVVPAKSPFELLCEKIRDRSLELGECFEKNVAYVAYGDGVLTWESCAEGADKELLKNSFGIIRQFVREIYGIETQIRSEACSKAPSAEQPETAPENASPANGNPGIDENASMIEEAEVGVGSCVASCDETSTKEFDGGDLLKEPMIQKAAELFEAVKITVQSKV; translated from the coding sequence ATGAGCACATCCGAAGTACTGGCACTCAAATACCGTCCCAGACGTTTCGAGGAACTGATCGGTCAGGAGAGCATCTCCCAGACCCTCTCTCTCGCCCTCGATTCGGGGCGACTCTCCCATGCCTACCTCTTTTCGGGTCTGCGCGGATCGGGTAAAACCTCGACGGCGCGGATTTTCGCCAAATCGCTGATCTGCGAGAACGGTCCCACCTCCGCCCCCTGCGACGTCTGCAGCCACTGCGTCATGGCCAACGAGGGGCGCCACATCGACATCATCGAGATGGATGCCGCTTCCAGCCGTAAAATCGACGATATCCGCGACCTGATCGAACATACTAAATACCGTCCTGCCAGCGCCAACGTCAAGATTTTCATCATCGACGAGGTCCACATGCTGACCAAGGAGGCGCACAACGCACTGCTCAAGACCCTCGAAGAGCCCCCATCCTACGTCAAATTCATCCTCGCCACCACCGATCCGCTCAAACTCCCCCCGACGATTCTGAGCCGTACGCAGCATTTCCGCTTCAAACGGATCAGCCATCCCAACATTGTCCACCACCTGACCCATATCCTGAACAAAGAGGGGATCGAGTTCCAGGCCGAAGCGCTCGACATCCTCGCCCGCAGCGGGTCTGGGAGTCTGCGCGACACCCTCACCCTGCTCGATCAGGCGATCATCTACTCCAAGGGGTTCGTCGACGTCAAGACCGTTGCCGACATGCTGGGGCTGCTCGATCCCGAATACATCGGATCGCTCTTTGAGGCCGTGTTTGCCAAAGACCGAGCGCGCCTCACCGAAATGCTCAAAGAGCTCGAAGCCTACGAGGCCGAAATGGTGGTCGACGAGCTCATCGCCTATCTCAAAGAGCGCCTCTACGAAGGCGACCACCGCTTCAGCCCTCTCGTGATCGAGCGCTTTTTCCGTATCCTCAGCGATGCCAAAACCCTCTTCGCGATCAACGCCGACGGCGGATTCGTGGTGAGCCTGGTACTCTTCAAGATGATCGAAGCGCTCAAGATCAAAGAGATCGACGAGATGATCGAATCGCTCGAATCGCGCACGCCTCACCATCACGTCGCCGTATCCGCCGCGCCCCGGCAAGCCGATCCCGAAGAAGCTGCGCCGAGCGTCAGCGTCGAGACCGTCGTCCCCGCCAAAAGCCCCTTCGAACTGCTGTGCGAAAAAATCCGCGACCGCAGCCTCGAGCTGGGTGAGTGCTTCGAGAAAAACGTCGCGTACGTCGCGTACGGCGACGGGGTCCTCACGTGGGAAAGCTGCGCGGAGGGAGCCGACAAAGAGCTTCTCAAAAACAGTTTCGGCATTATCCGCCAGTTCGTCCGCGAGATCTACGGCATCGAAACGCAGATCCGTTCCGAAGCGTGCAGTAAAGCTCCGTCCGCCGAACAGCCCGAAACGGCACCCGAAAATGCATCCCCGGCGAACGGGAATCCGGGTATAGATGAAAACGCCTCGATGATCGAAGAGGCCGAAGTGGGAGTGGGAAGCTGCGTCGCGTCGTGCGACGAGACAAGTACGAAGGAATTCGACGGCGGCGACCTGCTCAAAGAGCCGATGATCCAGAAAGCGGCCGAGCTCTTCGAAGCGGTAAAAATCACCGTCCAGTCAAAAGTCTAA